From a single Planococcus shenhongbingii genomic region:
- a CDS encoding aldo/keto reductase produces the protein MRFSTLKKTDIQISVLGLGTNAVGGHNLFEGLSEEDGKDFVRAGLDHGITFIDTADVYGKGRSEELLGEVLKEYDRNQYVIATKGGSDWRTGTRNNSPEYLRSALEDSLKRLQLDYVDLYYIHWPDEKTPIREAIAELSRLKQEGKIKAIGVSNVSLEQLREANSSLEISAVQLEYHMLDRRIEKDILPYCVQNNISVVAYGPLAFGILGGNYTKDLQLEEGDWRNRVPLFQKGIFKKNLDIVEKLKKVADKKGTDVSNLALAWLLEQPGVDAVIPGGKKPEQVLSNVAAAEIRLEAELMDEINEILSTVS, from the coding sequence ATGCGATTTTCTACATTGAAAAAAACAGATATACAAATTTCAGTTCTTGGCCTTGGAACGAATGCAGTGGGAGGACATAACCTCTTTGAAGGCTTGAGCGAAGAAGATGGAAAAGATTTTGTCCGAGCAGGGTTGGACCACGGCATCACCTTCATTGATACAGCAGATGTCTACGGCAAAGGGCGCTCGGAAGAACTGCTGGGGGAAGTGTTGAAAGAATATGACCGGAATCAGTATGTCATCGCTACAAAAGGTGGAAGCGATTGGCGCACTGGTACACGGAACAATAGCCCAGAATATCTTCGGAGCGCTCTCGAAGACAGCCTGAAACGGCTGCAATTGGATTACGTTGACTTATACTATATTCATTGGCCGGATGAAAAAACACCGATCCGGGAAGCGATTGCGGAACTGTCCCGATTGAAGCAGGAAGGGAAAATCAAAGCGATCGGCGTCTCGAATGTCTCACTGGAACAACTCCGTGAAGCAAATTCAAGCCTGGAGATCTCGGCTGTACAGCTGGAATATCATATGCTCGATCGCCGCATCGAAAAAGACATTCTGCCTTATTGTGTACAAAATAATATTTCTGTTGTGGCCTATGGTCCATTGGCGTTTGGCATTCTTGGCGGCAATTATACAAAAGATCTACAGCTTGAAGAAGGAGACTGGCGCAATCGCGTGCCTTTGTTCCAAAAAGGCATTTTCAAGAAGAATTTGGATATTGTAGAGAAACTGAAAAAAGTGGCCGACAAAAAAGGGACGGATGTTTCCAATTTGGCACTCGCTTGGCTACTTGAACAGCCAGGCGTAGACGCAGTCATTCCAGGAGGCAAAAAGCCGGAGCAGGTGCTTTCAAACGTTGCAGCTGCAGAAATACGCTTGGAAGCAGAGCTGATGGATGAAATCAATGAAATTTTATCAACTGTGTCTTAA
- a CDS encoding DUF4397 domain-containing protein, with protein MKKIFALVSVALVLVFSLAIGVSADSHMAKVRVVHASPDAPAVDVYVNGDLTLENVPFKADSGYLEVPAGTHNVEVFATGTEYAEGSAVLQADLTVEAGKAYTVAAANTVDALEFVVAEDSMEVTEGKTKVRVGHLSPDAPAVDVGLIGGDALFSGAEFPGITDYAELDAGTYDLEIRLPDGTQVLPLEGTELAAGTVYSVFAVNNADALEVIALVDYEAAASPDGMPTTGLGVPADSETPWILMLGTFALFAASGLVWKKRFQE; from the coding sequence ATGAAGAAAATTTTCGCTTTAGTTTCTGTCGCTCTAGTCCTTGTCTTTTCACTTGCTATTGGAGTCTCTGCGGATAGCCATATGGCTAAAGTCAGAGTTGTCCACGCGTCACCGGATGCCCCTGCAGTAGATGTCTACGTCAATGGCGATTTAACGCTGGAAAATGTGCCGTTCAAAGCCGATTCAGGATATTTAGAAGTGCCGGCCGGAACCCATAACGTCGAAGTTTTTGCTACTGGGACTGAATACGCAGAAGGGTCAGCGGTATTGCAAGCCGATTTAACTGTTGAAGCTGGGAAAGCGTATACAGTGGCAGCAGCAAATACAGTAGATGCTCTTGAATTTGTGGTTGCTGAGGATTCGATGGAAGTGACAGAAGGAAAAACAAAAGTCCGTGTTGGTCATTTATCTCCGGATGCACCAGCAGTAGACGTTGGATTAATTGGTGGGGACGCATTATTTAGCGGAGCAGAATTCCCTGGAATCACTGATTATGCAGAATTGGATGCAGGGACCTACGATTTAGAAATTCGCTTGCCGGACGGCACTCAAGTGTTGCCTCTGGAAGGAACAGAATTAGCGGCAGGAACAGTTTATAGTGTGTTTGCAGTGAATAATGCGGATGCTTTGGAAGTTATTGCGTTGGTTGACTATGAAGCAGCAGCTTCACCTGATGGAATGCCGACTACTGGTCTTGGTGTACCAGCAGATTCCGAGACTCCTTGGATCTTGATGCTTGGAACATTTGCATTGTTTGCGGCTAGTGGGTTAGTTTGGAAAAAACGATTTCAAGAATAA